In Desulfovibrio inopinatus DSM 10711, the following are encoded in one genomic region:
- a CDS encoding FAD-dependent oxidoreductase produces the protein MDAMNFNFLCASPTMPQNRSVAVIGAGPSGLAAAGYLSCLGYQVDVYDKLPKPGGLMLFGIPSSRISSERIDRGVKNMSKQFGVNFHQNAKICCSAPMHDEEGDHFTADVIGLRDLVTRFDAIMIATGAWKSKTLGIEGENLPEVFTSLRFLFPIRAAHYNTDRVHMPDICGKTVAVIGAGHSAVDAAAEAIRLGAGTVHHLYRRTKAEAPCGSHEIDQLQELGVLWHEYMTPLRILGNTHVEAIELSQKTAGPPDEFGKRRPLPESEQTVTFPVDIVITALGEVSTPPFAEELGLGNVRKGDVRWLHMTAIDNVFVAGDALTGPSKIGKAIYSGLRAGRSLANWLDLHAVGRESEFKDNERINDEADRFPGGQFRDRPQLPKRK, from the coding sequence ATGGATGCCATGAATTTCAATTTTCTTTGCGCTTCACCCACTATGCCGCAAAATCGAAGCGTAGCCGTTATCGGAGCCGGTCCATCCGGTTTGGCCGCGGCCGGATATCTTTCATGCTTAGGGTACCAAGTCGACGTTTATGACAAACTGCCCAAGCCTGGAGGACTCATGCTTTTCGGCATTCCGAGCAGCCGAATTTCTTCCGAACGAATCGACCGCGGGGTCAAAAATATGTCTAAACAGTTTGGCGTCAACTTTCATCAAAACGCCAAAATCTGTTGCAGCGCCCCTATGCACGACGAAGAAGGCGACCATTTTACTGCCGATGTCATTGGACTGCGCGATCTTGTGACACGCTTCGACGCGATTATGATTGCCACCGGTGCATGGAAATCCAAAACACTCGGTATTGAAGGAGAAAACCTTCCCGAGGTGTTTACCAGTCTCCGTTTTCTTTTTCCTATTCGCGCCGCCCATTACAACACCGACCGCGTCCACATGCCCGATATTTGCGGCAAGACTGTGGCCGTTATCGGCGCTGGTCATTCAGCGGTCGACGCTGCCGCTGAAGCGATTCGTCTTGGAGCGGGTACGGTGCATCATCTTTACCGACGTACAAAAGCGGAAGCCCCATGTGGCTCCCATGAAATCGATCAACTCCAAGAGCTCGGTGTCCTCTGGCATGAATATATGACGCCCTTGCGCATTCTGGGTAACACACACGTCGAAGCCATTGAACTCAGCCAGAAAACCGCGGGCCCACCCGACGAATTTGGCAAACGTCGACCTCTTCCCGAGAGCGAACAAACGGTCACGTTTCCTGTCGATATTGTTATTACGGCTCTTGGCGAAGTCTCAACACCTCCATTTGCCGAAGAATTGGGATTGGGGAATGTACGCAAAGGCGATGTGCGTTGGCTACACATGACAGCTATCGACAACGTCTTCGTTGCCGGTGATGCGCTGACCGGACCAAGCAAAATCGGCAAGGCAATTTACTCGGGACTTCGAGCGGGTAGATCCTTGGCAAACTGGCTTGACCTGCACGCTGTGGGACGGGAAAGCGAATTCAAGGATAATGAACGCATCAATGACGAAGCCGATCGCTTTCCTGGTGGACAATTTCGTGATCGCCCGCAATTGCCGAAAAGAAAATGA
- a CDS encoding CatA-like O-acetyltransferase — protein MKEIDVTTWPRKSIYDFFRQLAHPQYSLTVNLDAHAVMTVAKPAGVRPFQAVLYAIMEAANAVPEMRQRMRDNGQRVVEHDRIHPGITAPISGDRFAFCCFDHDPDWNVFQPRCAHAMEEAQQQTELYNCGMGRDDYLYLSCAPWTVFTSLHQVYGDAGDCAPRVVWGKIHQDNGKWLVPVAVQAHHALVDGLHVARFHEYLQEQLDAWSSPPRTV, from the coding sequence ATGAAAGAAATTGATGTGACGACCTGGCCCAGGAAATCAATATATGATTTTTTTCGGCAATTAGCTCATCCGCAGTATAGTTTGACTGTCAATCTTGATGCTCACGCCGTCATGACGGTTGCCAAACCGGCCGGCGTCAGACCGTTTCAAGCGGTATTATACGCTATTATGGAAGCCGCGAATGCCGTTCCGGAAATGCGGCAACGCATGCGGGACAATGGACAACGCGTTGTGGAACATGATCGGATTCATCCGGGAATTACCGCACCCATTTCCGGGGATCGTTTTGCGTTCTGTTGCTTCGACCATGACCCTGATTGGAATGTCTTTCAGCCACGCTGCGCACACGCGATGGAGGAAGCGCAACAACAAACTGAACTCTATAATTGCGGGATGGGCCGTGATGATTATCTTTATCTGAGTTGCGCACCTTGGACCGTGTTTACGAGTCTGCATCAGGTGTATGGTGATGCCGGTGATTGTGCTCCCCGTGTTGTGTGGGGAAAGATTCATCAAGACAATGGGAAATGGTTGGTTCCTGTTGCAGTCCAGGCGCACCATGCCTTGGTTGATGGACTCCATGTTGCGCGGTTTCATGAATATCTTCAGGAACAACTTGACGCTTGGAGCTCACCCCCGAGAACCGTTTGA
- a CDS encoding 4Fe-4S dicluster domain-containing protein — translation MSQKTLFIDYSKCIGCETCEYICRFVHDTPRIHMVRTTSGMMAPLYCRHCEDPKCAKACTKGALVRDKDGALILQTMLCRGCTTRNCLLACPYAALLETDKGVMIAKCDLCAKRRHLGMLPACVEMCPCGAIHYIDREELGELETAEAKKAHDLLRKHISNP, via the coding sequence ATGTCCCAGAAAACGCTCTTTATTGACTATTCAAAATGTATTGGCTGCGAAACATGTGAATACATCTGCCGGTTTGTTCACGATACGCCACGTATTCACATGGTCCGCACGACATCGGGCATGATGGCTCCCCTGTACTGCCGTCACTGCGAGGATCCGAAATGCGCCAAGGCCTGCACTAAAGGCGCCTTGGTTCGTGATAAGGACGGTGCACTCATTCTCCAAACCATGCTGTGCCGCGGCTGCACGACGCGCAACTGTCTGTTAGCCTGCCCCTACGCGGCCCTGCTTGAGACCGACAAAGGCGTCATGATTGCAAAATGTGACTTATGTGCCAAACGACGCCACCTCGGCATGCTGCCAGCTTGTGTCGAGATGTGCCCGTGTGGTGCCATTCACTATATCGATCGTGAAGAGCTTGGCGAGTTGGAAACCGCAGAAGCCAAGAAAGCACATGATCTGTTGAGAAAGCACATCAGCAACCCTTAG